From a single Glycine soja cultivar W05 chromosome 19, ASM419377v2, whole genome shotgun sequence genomic region:
- the LOC114398223 gene encoding NAC domain-containing protein 43-like, with amino-acid sequence MPEMEMSICVNGESQVPPGFRFHPTEEELLQYYLRKKMSNEKIDLDVIRDVDLNRLEPWDIQEMCKIGSSPQNDWYLFSHKYKKYPTGSRTNRATSVGFWKATGRDKVIYSNGKIIGMRKTLVFYKGRAPNGQKSDWIMHEYRLDDINNTNEMEHGWVVCRVFKKKNVPLKTLDSPKSMTMNMVTESDYCGGFTSWESLDQLVASQLNGQTETYCSDLQFPAFLSSSYIATTTTTTTHIAPTIQDYPSYDIDLWNHCASCPTLQM; translated from the exons ATGCCGGAGATGGAGATGAGCATATGTGTGAATGGAGAATCCCAAGTCCCTCCAGGCTTCCGGTTTCATCCAACCGAAGAGGAACTGTTGCAGTACTATTTGAGGAAGAAGATGTCCAACGAGAAGATCGACCTCGACGTGATTCGCGATGTTGATCTCAACAGGCTCGAACCATGGGACATACAAG AGATGTGCAAAATAGGAAGCAGCCCACAAAACGATTGGTACTTGTTCAGCCACAAGTACAAGAAGTACCCCACGGGAAGCCGCACAAACCGCGCCACCAGTGTTGGGTTCTGGAAGGCCACGGGGCGCGACAAGGTCATATATAGCAACGGGAAGATAATTGGAATGAGAAAAACATTGGTTTTCTACAAAGGGCGTGCCCCCAATGGCCAAAAGTCTGATTGGATCATGCATGAATACAGGCTAGACGACATTAATAACACCAATGAGATGGAACACGGGTGGGTGGTCTGTAGAGTTTTCAAGAAGAAGAACGTCCCTCTCAAAACACTAGATAGCCCAAAATCCATGACCATGAATATGGTCACAGAAAGCGACTACTGTGGTGGCTTCACTAGCTGGGAATCCCTTGATCAGCTTGTGGCATCACAACTGAATGGACAAACTGAGACATATTGCAGTGATTTGCAATTCCCCGCATTTCTATCATCCTCATACATtgctacaacaacaacaacaacaacacacatTGCTCCCACAATACAGGATTACCCCAGCTACGACATTGACCTGTGGAACCACTGTGCTTCGTGTCCAACACTCCAAATGTAA
- the LOC114398169 gene encoding NAC domain-containing protein 43-like translates to MPEMKMSICVNGESQVPPGFRFHPTEEELLQYYLRKKVSNEKIDLDVIRDVDLNRLEPWDIQEMCKIGSSPQNDWYLFSHKDKKYPTGSRTNRAIIVGFWKATGRDKVIYSNGKIIGMRKTLVFYKGRAPNGQKSDWIMHEYRLDDINNTNEMEHGWVVCRVFKKKNVPLKTLDSPKSMTMNMFTESDYCGGFTNWESLDQLVASQLNGQTETYCSDLQFPAFLSSSYIATTTHIAPTIQDYPSYDIDLWNHCASRVSNTPNVTL, encoded by the exons ATGCCGGAGATGAAGATGAGCATATGTGTGAATGGAGAATCCCAAGTCCCTCCAGGCTTCCGGTTTCATCCAACCGAAGAGGAACTGTTGCAGTACTATTTGAGGAAGAAGGTGTCCAACGAGAAGATCGACCTCGACGTGATTCGCGATGTTGATCTCAACAGACTCGAACCATGGGACATACAAG AGATGTGCAAAATAGGAAGCAGCCCACAAAACGATTGGTACTTGTTCAGCCACAAGGACAAGAAGTACCCCACGGGAAGCCGCACCAACCGCGCCATCATTGTTGGGTTCTGGAAGGCCACGGGGCGCGACAAGGTCATATATAGCAACGGGAAGATAATTGGAATGAGAAAAACATTGGTTTTCTACAAAGGGCGTGCCCCCAATGGCCAAAAGTCTGATTGGATCATGCATGAATACAGGCTAGACGACATTAATAACACCAATGAGATGGAACACGGGTGGGTGGTCTGTAGAGTTTTCAAGAAGAAGAATGTCCCTCTCAAAACCCTAGATAGCCCAAAATCCATGACCATGAATATGTTTACAGAAAGCGACTACTGTGGAGGCTTCACTAACTGGGAATCCCTTGATCAGCTTGTGGCATCACAACTGAATGGACAAACTGAGACATATTGCAGTGATTTGCAATTCCCCGCATTTCTATCATCCTCATACATTGCTACAACAACACACATTGCTCCCACAATACAGGATTACCCCAGCTACGACATTGACCTGTGGAACCACTGTGCTTCGCGCGTGTCCAACACTCCAAATGTAACACTCTAA
- the LOC114399603 gene encoding probable L-gulonolactone oxidase 4: protein MPLLCLKGMAQLPFTHTLVLIFFLCFYVALPTPEDPIKCTSKNTNCTITNSYGIFPDRSICGAEQVFYPTEEEELVKVVASASQSKKKMKVATRFSHSIPKWVCPEGQKGWLISTKYLNRVLEIEAEKRTITVQSGVTLKQLIDEAAKAGLALPYAPYWWGLTIGGILGTGAHGSSLWGKGSSVHEQVVELRIVRPTGPQDGYAKVHTLSHQEDDQHLNAAKLSLGLLGVISQITLKLEPLFKRSITYLTKNDSDLGDQAAAFGQQHEFADIIWYPNQHKAVYRVDDRVPMNTSGNGVYDFIPFRSTPSLELALIRTTEDVQESTRDADGKCLLAKTTTNTLKATAYGLTNNGMIFTGFPVVGFHNHLQASGSCLEIDMNAKITSCPWDFRVKGEFFHQTAFSIGLSVVKNFIEDVQKLVELEPKRFCGIEIYNGILMRYVKASSAYLGKQEDAIDFDITYYRSKDPMTPRLYEDIIEEVEQLGIFKYGGLPHWGKNRNVAFEGVINKYKNAGKFFKVKDEYDSQGLFSSEWSDQVLGLKEGLTISKDGCALEGLCICSQDNHCAPSKGYFCRPGKVYKEARICTRLGY from the exons ATGCCATTATTGTGCTTAAAGGGAATGGCACAGCTACCCTTCACACACACTCTTGTTCTCATCTTTTTCCTATGTTTCTATGTTGCACTCCCAACTCCGGAGGATCCCATCAAGTGCACCTCAAAGAACACAAACTGCACCATCACAAACTCCTACGGCATATTCCCTGACCGAAGCATATGCGGAGCAGaacaagtgttttaccctacaGAAGAAGAAGAGCTGGTGAAAGTGGTTGCATCAGCGAGTCAAAGCAAAAAGAAGATGAAAGTAGCGACCCGTTTCTCCCACAGCATTCCCAAGTGGGTGTGCCCTGAGGGCCAAAAAGGGTGGCTAATAAGCACCAAGTATCTGAACCGCGTATTGGAAATTGAGGCGGAGAAAAGGACAATAACGGTGCAGAGTGGCGTGACATTGAAGCAGCTCATTGATGAGGCTGCAAAAGCGGGGTTGGCATTGCCGTATGCGCCGTATTGGTGGGGTTTGACGATCGGGGGCATTTTGGGAACAGGGGCTCATGGAAGCTCCTTGTGGGGGAAAGGAAGTTCGGTTCATGAACAGGTGGTGGAGCTTAGAATTGTTAGACCCACAGGTCCTCAAGATGGATATGCTAAGGTTCACACCCTAAGTCATCAAGAAGATGATCAACATCTCAATGCAGCAAAACTTTCACTAGGTTTGCTTGGAGTCATTTCACAG ATTACTTTGAAACTGGAACCTCTTTTCAAGCGATCCATTACCTATTTGACAAAAAACGATTCGGATTTGGGGGACCAAGCCGCAGCATTTGGACAGCAACATGAGTTTGCAGATATAATTTGGTACCCAAATCAACACAAGGCTGTATATCGTGTTGATGATCGTGTCCCCATGAATACATCAGGGAATGGTGTCTATGATTTCATCCCTTTCCGTTCCACTCCTTCACTTGAATTAGCACTCATCAGAACCACAG AGGATGTTCAAGAATCTACCCGTGATGCTGACGGGAAGTGCTTACTCGCGAAGACAACCACGAATACCCTTAAGGCCACTGCCTATGGACTAACTAACAATG GTATGATCTTCACTGGATTCCCTGTAGTTGGATTTCATAACCACCTTCAGGCTTCGGGGTCATGCCTAGAAATTGATATGAATGCAAAGATCACATCATGTCCTTGGGATTTCAGGGTCAAAGGAGAGTTCTTTCACCAAACCGCATTTAGCATTGGCTTGTCTGTGGTAAAGAACTTTATTGAAGACGTGCAAAAACTAGTTGAATTGGAACCAAAGCGATTTTGTGGAATAGAGATCTACAACGGAATTCTAATGCGTTATGTCAAGGCTTCAAGTGCATACTTGGGGAAACAGGAGGATGCCATAGACTTTGATATCACATACTACCGTAGCAAAGACCCGATGACTCCTAGGCTTTATGAAGACATTATTGAAGAAGTTGAACAGTTAGGAATTTTCAAATATGGAGGTCTACCCCATTGGGGTAAGAACAGGAACGTGGCATTTGAAGGAGTAATCAACAAGTACAAAAATGCAGGGAAATTTTTTAAGGTCAAAGATGAGTATGATTCACAAGGGCTATTCTCTAGTGAGTGGTCAGACCAAGTGCTTGGTCTAAAAGAAGGGTTAACAATATCAAAGGATGGGTGCGCATTAGAAGGTCTGTGTATATGCTCGCAGGACAACCATTGTGCACCAAGCAAAGGCTACTTTTGCAGACCAGGCAAAGTCTATAAGGAAGCAAGGATTTGTACTCGTCTAGGATATTAA